Proteins from a genomic interval of Micromonospora sp. NBC_00389:
- a CDS encoding carbon-nitrogen hydrolase family protein: MTPPRTVPAAPLTVATVQATPTPGDVAGNAIAAADLVRRAGGQGARVAVLPELYLCAYHPPALAADPAGTDVAVDPAGMVADPRLDPLRAAAREAGVTVLVGAAARHPDGRRTIAALVVDRAGAVRVGYDKQQLWGDERELFSPGGRGATLLVDDWRLGLGICYDGCFPEHARAAALDGAHGYLCPSGYLAGSAHRRDLYYAARALDNTMFVVFANAVGGADPWRFNGGAAIYDPQGRVLARGADEGTSVLVATLDPAELAATRAAHSMLADRLPHQGGPRVSLPG, translated from the coding sequence GTGACCCCGCCCCGCACCGTGCCCGCCGCCCCGCTGACCGTGGCCACCGTCCAGGCAACGCCGACGCCCGGAGACGTCGCCGGCAACGCGATCGCCGCCGCCGACCTGGTCCGCCGGGCCGGTGGGCAGGGCGCCCGGGTGGCCGTCCTGCCCGAGCTGTACCTCTGCGCGTACCACCCGCCGGCCCTCGCCGCCGACCCGGCCGGCACCGACGTCGCGGTCGACCCGGCCGGAATGGTCGCCGACCCCCGGCTCGACCCGCTGCGCGCCGCGGCGCGCGAGGCCGGCGTCACCGTGCTGGTCGGCGCCGCGGCCCGGCACCCGGACGGCCGGCGGACCATCGCCGCGCTGGTGGTCGACCGTGCCGGCGCGGTCCGCGTCGGGTACGACAAGCAGCAGCTGTGGGGCGACGAGCGCGAGCTGTTCAGCCCCGGCGGGCGGGGTGCCACGCTGCTCGTCGACGACTGGCGGCTCGGCCTGGGCATCTGCTACGACGGCTGCTTCCCCGAGCACGCCCGCGCCGCCGCCCTCGATGGCGCACACGGTTACCTGTGCCCCAGCGGCTACCTGGCCGGCTCCGCGCACCGCCGGGACCTGTACTACGCCGCTCGTGCCCTGGACAACACCATGTTCGTGGTCTTCGCCAACGCGGTCGGGGGCGCCGACCCGTGGCGGTTCAACGGCGGCGCGGCGATCTACGACCCGCAGGGACGGGTGCTGGCCCGGGGTGCCGACGAGGGCACCTCGGTACTGGTGGCGACCCTGGACCCGGCCGAGCTCGCGGCCACCCGGGCGGCTCATTCGATGCTCGCCGATCGGCTGCCGCACCAGGGCGGCCCGCGGGTGTCGCTGCCCGGTTGA
- a CDS encoding TetR/AcrR family transcriptional regulator — protein sequence MPRVSQDQLDARRQEILAAARACFARHGYEGATVRRLEEATGLSRGAIFHHFRDKDSLFLAVAEDDAAAMVETVARNGLVQVMRDLLAGAVSPDTTGWLGSQLEVSRRLRTDPAFAKRWAERSAAIAEATRDRLARQRDAGVLREDVPIDVLAQFLELAYDGLVLHLAMGRPAGDLGPVLDLVEEAVRRR from the coding sequence GTGCCCAGAGTAAGCCAGGATCAGCTCGACGCGCGCCGGCAGGAGATCCTCGCCGCCGCGCGCGCGTGTTTCGCCCGGCACGGTTACGAGGGGGCAACCGTACGCCGCCTCGAGGAGGCCACCGGGCTCTCCCGGGGCGCCATCTTCCACCACTTCCGGGACAAGGACTCGCTCTTCCTCGCCGTCGCCGAGGACGACGCGGCGGCCATGGTGGAGACGGTGGCCCGCAACGGTCTGGTGCAGGTGATGCGCGACCTGCTGGCCGGCGCGGTCTCCCCGGACACCACCGGCTGGCTCGGCAGCCAGTTGGAGGTCTCCCGCCGGCTGCGCACCGACCCGGCGTTCGCCAAGCGTTGGGCGGAGCGGTCCGCCGCGATCGCCGAGGCAACCCGGGACCGGCTGGCCCGCCAGCGCGACGCCGGGGTGCTGCGCGAGGACGTACCGATCGACGTGCTGGCCCAGTTCCTGGAGCTGGCCTACGACGGCCTGGTGCTGCACCTGGCGATGGGCCGGCCGGCCGGCGACCTGGGGCCCGTGCTTGACCTGGTCGAGGAGGCGGTCCGCCGCCGCTGA
- a CDS encoding DUF692 domain-containing protein, protein MTGPSGVGIGWRPEIAGFVAELPGLRFVEVVAESVSATGPLPPGLAQLRERAVTVVPHGVRLSLGGTEPVDPARVAHLAAVAQRVDAPLVSEHIAFVRAGGLEAGHLLPLPRSREAVDVVCANVARAQAELPVPIALEPIAALVDWPDDELDEGDFLTEILDRTGALLLLDVANVYANARNRGTDPLALLDRLPLDRVGYAHVAGGAEHGGFYHDTHTDAVPPAVLELVGALCARRRPPALLLERDGGYPPAAELRAELDALATAAGFPAVT, encoded by the coding sequence ATGACCGGCCCGTCCGGCGTCGGCATCGGCTGGCGTCCGGAGATCGCAGGCTTCGTGGCCGAGCTGCCCGGGCTGCGCTTCGTCGAGGTGGTGGCCGAGTCGGTTTCCGCGACCGGGCCCCTCCCGCCGGGCCTGGCGCAGCTGCGCGAGCGCGCGGTGACGGTCGTACCCCACGGGGTGCGGCTCTCCCTCGGCGGCACCGAGCCGGTCGACCCCGCCCGGGTCGCCCACCTGGCCGCGGTGGCGCAGCGGGTCGACGCCCCGCTGGTCAGCGAGCACATCGCCTTCGTCCGGGCCGGCGGCCTGGAGGCCGGGCACCTGCTTCCGCTGCCGCGCAGCCGGGAGGCGGTCGACGTGGTCTGTGCCAACGTGGCCCGAGCGCAGGCAGAGCTGCCGGTGCCGATCGCCCTGGAACCGATCGCCGCGCTGGTCGACTGGCCCGACGACGAGCTGGACGAGGGGGACTTCCTCACCGAGATCCTGGACCGGACCGGGGCGCTGCTGCTGCTGGACGTCGCCAACGTGTACGCCAACGCCCGCAACCGGGGCACCGACCCGCTCGCGCTGCTGGACCGGCTGCCACTGGACCGGGTCGGATACGCGCACGTGGCCGGCGGCGCCGAACACGGCGGCTTCTACCACGACACGCACACCGATGCGGTGCCCCCGGCGGTGCTGGAGCTGGTCGGCGCGCTCTGTGCCCGGCGACGACCGCCGGCGCTGCTGCTGGAGCGCGACGGCGGGTACCCACCGGCAGCCGAGCTCCGCGCCGAGTTGGACGCCCTGGCCACCGCCGCGGGCTTCCCAGCCGTGACTTAA
- a CDS encoding TIGR04222 domain-containing membrane protein — protein MTNLAASGDTWGIPGPTFLRLYLVATAVMIALAVWHRVRRPANAPDTVSGPLSPQEAAYLNGGPRLAVHAAVGGLRGAGAIGVGPDRRLLATGSAPTGLTPLDQAVYWAVHQRARAGELPQDQRVRTALNQLRTGLEQRGLLLSDERRAASRHWTLGLVGLLAIGGYRLFAGLSNGRSVGYLVLTMAAMLPVLLVLWRAPVRTRAGRAALRDLRRQHTHLAPASSPAYATYGAAGAAMGVALFGTASLWALDPGFAEQAEIQRQAASGSGWSSGSSGGDGGGDSSGGGSSCGGGGCGGGGGCGGGGGCGG, from the coding sequence ATGACCAACCTCGCCGCGTCGGGCGACACCTGGGGCATCCCCGGCCCGACCTTCCTCCGGCTCTACCTCGTAGCGACCGCCGTCATGATCGCGCTCGCGGTGTGGCACCGGGTCCGCCGGCCAGCCAACGCCCCGGACACGGTGTCGGGGCCGCTCAGTCCCCAGGAGGCCGCATACCTCAACGGTGGTCCCCGCCTCGCGGTGCACGCCGCGGTCGGTGGCCTGCGCGGTGCTGGGGCGATCGGTGTCGGCCCGGACCGCCGGCTGCTCGCCACCGGCTCGGCGCCGACCGGCCTCACCCCGCTGGACCAGGCGGTGTACTGGGCCGTCCATCAGCGCGCCCGAGCCGGTGAGCTGCCCCAGGACCAACGGGTCCGTACCGCGCTCAACCAGCTCCGCACCGGTCTCGAACAGCGTGGACTGCTGCTCAGCGACGAGCGGCGGGCCGCCTCCCGGCACTGGACCCTGGGCCTCGTCGGCCTGCTGGCGATCGGCGGGTACCGGCTCTTCGCCGGGCTGTCCAACGGGCGCTCGGTGGGCTACCTGGTGCTCACCATGGCCGCGATGCTGCCGGTGCTGCTGGTGCTGTGGCGGGCGCCGGTACGTACCCGGGCTGGTCGCGCCGCGCTGCGCGACCTGCGCCGCCAACACACCCACCTGGCCCCCGCCTCGTCCCCCGCGTACGCCACCTATGGCGCGGCCGGCGCCGCGATGGGCGTGGCACTGTTCGGCACCGCCTCGCTCTGGGCACTCGACCCGGGCTTCGCCGAGCAGGCCGAGATCCAGCGCCAGGCGGCGTCCGGCAGTGGCTGGTCGTCCGGCTCCAGCGGCGGGGATGGCGGTGGGGACAGCTCCGGCGGCGGCAGCTCCTGCGGCGGTGGCGGGTGCGGCGGTGGCGGCGGGTGCGGTGGTGGCGGCGGGTGCGGCGGATGA